One genomic region from Magallana gigas chromosome 3, xbMagGiga1.1, whole genome shotgun sequence encodes:
- the LOC117692719 gene encoding uncharacterized protein, whose amino-acid sequence MGKELFKHMRKREYPCVCCKKRTNQRDRRTVTAAQRLVLQKWTVGDVSEDEVLCSLCRVKVHSHLKRRKSEQQNLEHELRDTAPFSPPERKQINARNAAIHSPPSVTLTVPSTSSSHSSCFICRKPGPKLVVVSSNERHSVFLQQGVLIPPGSRCCTRHLPNGRFTEEALEKISSFSETSTLNRTSIVDMLMYLREIALLNGGKRIYFDDPNALSDQEYVNLTGINKVSFDDLLSAVDGKVKNTSTRSVRTSLGIFLLKMRCGLSNEMLSTLLNVSKSSIRRAISVVRRTLMETFVPNNVGFQHISREDVINKHTRPLAKSLFGGTGTQAILVLDGTYIYIQKSMNFAFQRKSYSMHKGRPLVKPMIVVTTSGYYLSVLGPYVAKNNDAAILSHIMKTNKEDVLKWIEERDVFDVDRGFRDSLTLLEDLGLVSAMPAFMKKGEKQMSTADANTSRLVTKIRWVVESANARIKRWKFFDRVLPSSQVPFISDFIKIVCGISNKLH is encoded by the exons ATGGGAAAAGAACTCTTTAAG caTATGAGGAAAAGAGAATATCCTTGTGTTTGCTGTAAGAAACGAACAAACCAGAGAGATCGACGTACTGTGACAGCTGCACAACGACTAGTTCTCCAGAAGTGGACTGTAGGCGATGTGTCTGAGGATGAGGTGTTGTGTAGTTTGTGTCGAGTGAAGGTACATTCTCATCTTAAGCGGAGGAAAAGTGAACAACAAAACTTGGAGCATGAGTTAAGAGACACAGCTCCCTTTTCTCCTCCAGAGAGGAAGCAAATTAATGCTAGGAATGCTGCCATTCACAGTCCTCCATCAGTAACCCTGACAGTGCCCTCCACATCTTCCAGTCATTCCAGCTGCTTCATCTGCAGAAAACCTGGGCCAAAGTTGGTTGTGGTGTCATCAAATGAACGTCACTCTGTTTTTTTACAACAAGGAGTATTGATTCCGCCAGGTTCAAGATGCTGCACACGTCATCTCCCCAATGGAAGATTCACTGAAGAGGCACTAgaaaaaatttcttcattttcagAAACATCTACACTTAACAGGACATCTATTGTTGATATGCTTATGTATCTAAGGGAGATTGCTCTGCTAAATGGAGGGAAAAGAATATACTTTGATGATCCAAATGCATTGAGTGACCAAGAGTATGTCAACCTCACTGGAATAAATAAAGTCTCCTTTGATGATCTGCTATCAGCTGTAGATGGAAAGGTAAAGAACACATCCACTCGCAGTGTTAGAACCAGCCTTGGAATTTTTCTTCTTAAGATGAGATGTGGTCTGTCCAATGAAATGCTGTCAACACtattaaatgtttcaaagtCAAGCATTCGTCGCGCCATCTCGGTAGTGAGGAGAACACTGATGGAGACATTTGTACCAAACAATGTTGGGTTTCAGCACATCTCCAGAGAGGATGTTATAAATAAGCATACCAGGCCATTAGCAAAGTCTCTTTTTGGTGGTACTGGCACTCAAGCCATTCTTGTTCTAGACGgcacatacatttatatacaaaaaagtaTGAACTTTGCCTTTCAAAGGAAATCATATAGCATGCATAAGGGTCGTCCATTGGTGAAGCCAATGATTGTTGTAACAACTAGTGGCTATTACCTCTCTGTTCTTGGACCATATGTAGCGAAGAACAATGATGCTGCAATCTTGAGCCATATCATGAAGACTAACAAAGAAGATGTGTTGAAGTGGATCGAAGAGAGAGATGTGTTTGATGTAGACAGAGGCTTTCGGGATTCCTTGACATTACTTGAAGACCTTGGATTAGTATCTGCCATGCCTGCATTTATGAAGAAAGGTGAAAAGCAAATGTCAACAGCAGATGCAAATACAAGCCGTTTAGTGACCAAG ATACGCTGGGTGGTAGAATCTGCTAATGCGAGGATAAAGAGGTGGAAGTTTTTTGACCGTGTCCTTCCTTCGTCCCAGGTGCCATTCATTAGTGACTTCATCAAGATTGTGTGTGGAATATCAAACAA GTTGCACTGA